A genomic region of Denticeps clupeoides chromosome 9, fDenClu1.1, whole genome shotgun sequence contains the following coding sequences:
- the LOC114796966 gene encoding CD209 antigen-like protein E — protein MLEAKVTQLEKQFQEFNCRIFQSATEDTWNMSRKYCREKGGDLVMIKSKEKQTVLNEMRLNGWIGLSDESVEGKWTWVDTTTANQTF, from the exons ATGTTAGAAGCTAAAGTCACCCAACTTG AGAAACAATTTCAGGAGTTCAACTGTCGAATTTTCCAATCTGCTACTGAAGACACGTGGAATATGAGCAGAAAATATTGtagagagaagggaggagacCTTGTGATGATAAAAAGTAAGGAGAagcag ACCGTCCTTAATGAAATGAGGCTCAATGGATGGATCGGCCTTAGTGATGAATCTGTAGAAGGGAAGTGGACATGGGTGGACACCACCACAGCTAACCAAAC gttCTAA